From one Opitutaceae bacterium genomic stretch:
- a CDS encoding MFS transporter, whose protein sequence is MTPDPKRWWIIILIAIVTVINYVDRTSLSVMWTAVSADLQLSKEDYASIVSMFMVMYGLGQAGSGRVFDKLGTRVGFVLFVAVWSLACMGHGMAGGLAGLLGLRAVLGFSEAGNWPGGTKAVAEWFPRQERALAQGIFNAGSSFGAVISAPLIALLFSSFGWRPTFILLGVLGFVWTVPWWIGMRGATAPAQETATGIAGEDRALTWREIFSHRQAWGIFMARFFMDPIWWLFVNWLPILLAERFGFDIKSIGLFAWVPYLGAVIGSIGGGWLAGFWMKRGWSVNRARKTVITLGAAMTLPGFVLAAITSDPLTAVLAMALVLCGFQVAMNNIQTLPSDFFSGKSVGTASGMGGLFAVLGVLVFSTWLVPVISQVSYLPVFVMGSLFAPCGLVMLVWLCGEVRPLETRGRRPL, encoded by the coding sequence GTGACTCCTGACCCAAAACGCTGGTGGATCATCATCTTGATCGCGATTGTTACCGTCATCAACTACGTCGATCGCACGTCGTTGTCTGTGATGTGGACGGCAGTCTCTGCCGATCTCCAGTTGTCCAAGGAGGATTACGCGAGCATCGTTTCGATGTTCATGGTGATGTACGGCTTGGGCCAGGCGGGTTCCGGGCGTGTCTTTGACAAACTTGGCACGAGGGTGGGATTTGTGCTTTTCGTCGCCGTGTGGTCCCTGGCGTGCATGGGCCACGGTATGGCAGGTGGCCTGGCGGGTTTGCTCGGGCTGCGCGCGGTGCTTGGTTTTTCGGAGGCGGGCAATTGGCCGGGAGGCACCAAAGCGGTCGCGGAGTGGTTTCCGCGCCAGGAACGCGCGCTTGCCCAAGGCATTTTCAATGCAGGCTCCTCTTTTGGTGCTGTCATCTCAGCTCCCTTGATCGCACTCCTGTTCAGTTCCTTTGGCTGGCGCCCAACCTTTATCCTCCTGGGAGTCCTTGGCTTTGTCTGGACGGTGCCTTGGTGGATTGGAATGCGTGGCGCGACCGCCCCGGCACAGGAAACAGCCACGGGCATCGCGGGGGAGGATCGGGCCCTCACGTGGCGGGAGATTTTCTCCCACCGCCAGGCATGGGGCATCTTCATGGCGCGCTTTTTCATGGATCCCATCTGGTGGCTCTTCGTGAACTGGCTGCCCATTTTGCTGGCGGAACGGTTCGGCTTCGACATCAAGTCGATCGGCCTCTTCGCGTGGGTGCCGTATCTGGGTGCGGTGATCGGGAGCATTGGCGGCGGCTGGCTTGCCGGTTTCTGGATGAAGCGGGGCTGGTCCGTGAACCGCGCACGCAAGACCGTAATCACCCTTGGCGCGGCGATGACCCTGCCCGGGTTCGTTCTTGCTGCCATCACCTCCGATCCGCTGACGGCAGTGCTGGCGATGGCGCTGGTCCTTTGCGGGTTTCAGGTGGCGATGAACAATATCCAGACGCTTCCCAGCGATTTCTTCTCGGGCAAGTCGGTCGGCACCGCATCCGGGATGGGAGGGCTCTTCGCCGTCTTGGGCGTGCTCGTCTTCAGCACGTGGCTTGTGCCGGTCATCAGCCAGGTCAGCTACCTGCCTGTGTTCGTCATGGGGAGCCTGTTTGCGCCTTGCGGCCTGGTGATGCTCGTCTGGCTCTGCGGCGAAGTTCGTCCGCTCGAAACGCGAGGCAGGCGCCCACTGTAG
- a CDS encoding ring-cleaving dioxygenase translates to MNSHPVKGLHHVTAIASDPQANFHFYTQTLGLRLVKKTVNFDDPTAYHLYFGDGTGSPGSLITFFYWADAARGTVGAGQATALSFSVAPDALNFWQERLNRLGVPVTRHHRFGEETLSLQDPDGIPVEIVAVAVDNRIGWATSEISAELALRGMHTTEFTVRDGASIEKLLTHTLDYTLVRREGDRARFEASPGGSGRYADIVVSPKGPRGIGGAGTIHHVAFRVPTDADELSILKRIEATGLRASPVMDRNYFHSVYFREANGILFEIATDTPGFAIDEPASSLGSHLKLPDRFEPYRTEIENALPPLGATTTSNST, encoded by the coding sequence ATGAACTCCCACCCAGTCAAAGGTCTCCACCACGTCACCGCCATCGCCAGCGACCCGCAGGCGAATTTCCACTTCTACACGCAGACGCTCGGGCTTCGCCTCGTGAAGAAGACCGTCAACTTCGACGACCCCACGGCCTACCACCTGTACTTCGGCGACGGCACGGGCTCGCCCGGGTCATTGATTACCTTCTTCTACTGGGCGGATGCCGCCCGAGGCACCGTGGGCGCAGGGCAGGCCACTGCTCTCTCCTTCTCGGTCGCCCCCGACGCCCTCAACTTCTGGCAGGAACGTCTCAACCGTCTCGGCGTCCCGGTCACGAGGCACCACCGCTTCGGCGAGGAAACTCTGTCGCTTCAGGACCCCGACGGCATCCCCGTCGAGATCGTGGCGGTTGCCGTCGACAACCGGATCGGCTGGGCCACATCCGAGATCTCTGCCGAGCTGGCCTTGCGCGGCATGCATACGACTGAGTTCACCGTGCGCGACGGAGCCTCGATTGAGAAGCTGCTGACGCACACGCTCGACTACACGCTCGTTCGCCGCGAAGGCGACCGCGCCCGCTTCGAAGCCTCACCGGGAGGCTCCGGCCGCTACGCGGACATAGTGGTTTCACCAAAGGGGCCCCGCGGCATTGGCGGAGCCGGAACAATCCACCACGTGGCGTTTCGCGTGCCAACCGATGCAGACGAACTTTCGATTCTGAAACGAATCGAGGCCACCGGCTTGCGTGCCTCGCCGGTGATGGACCGAAACTACTTCCACTCGGTCTATTTCAGGGAAGCCAATGGCATCCTGTTCGAGATCGCCACCGACACACCTGGTTTCGCCATCGACGAGCCCGCGAGCTCCCTGGGCTCACACTTGAAGCTTCCCGATCGCTTTGAACCCTATCGCACTGAGATCGAAAATGCGCTGCCTCCTCTCGGCGCCACGACCACCAGCAACTCAACCTAA
- a CDS encoding dienelactone hydrolase family protein, whose product MYSTLVHSVAPLHAAQSAVILLHGRGSSGQQISRLSEAFDAPNVAYLAPSAEGGSWYPQRFLAPLDANQPALRNALGQVEQLVQEVLSSGIPVSRLGLIGFSQGACLALEHASHAGRPYGFVAGLSGALIGPLETKRSDRPLNGLPVYVGCAKEDAHIPLPHVELTIRHLKAQGAQVTGELFPGDAHQVFPSEIEWINKQLTASKSR is encoded by the coding sequence ATGTATTCCACCCTTGTACATTCGGTCGCGCCCCTGCACGCAGCACAGTCCGCCGTGATTCTGCTCCACGGCCGGGGCTCATCAGGCCAACAGATCAGCCGGTTGAGCGAGGCGTTCGACGCTCCCAACGTCGCCTACCTGGCGCCCAGCGCCGAAGGCGGCTCGTGGTACCCTCAACGCTTCCTCGCGCCACTGGACGCAAACCAGCCCGCTCTCCGGAATGCCCTCGGACAAGTTGAGCAACTGGTGCAGGAGGTCCTGTCTTCGGGCATCCCCGTTTCCCGCCTGGGCCTCATCGGCTTTTCACAGGGAGCCTGCCTTGCACTCGAGCACGCGTCGCATGCCGGCAGGCCTTATGGGTTCGTCGCCGGATTGAGCGGTGCCCTGATCGGGCCGCTCGAGACCAAACGATCCGATCGGCCCTTGAACGGACTCCCGGTTTACGTCGGCTGCGCCAAAGAGGACGCCCATATCCCACTGCCCCATGTGGAGCTGACAATTCGCCATCTCAAGGCACAGGGGGCGCAGGTCACCGGGGAGCTGTTTCCCGGTGACGCGCACCAGGTGTTTCCGTCAGAGATCGAGTGGATCAACAAACAACTTACCGCTTCAAAAAGCAGATGA
- a CDS encoding AbgT family transporter yields the protein MLSRILGFIERAGNALPQPATLFAALGGVVLLLSAVGSWLGWSASHPTNGDTLVVTNLLTIEGLHRIVGNVLTNFVQFPPLAVVLVALLGISVAEHVGLIRALVRLLVLLAPKRAVTALVIFAGVLSHVGSDVGYVLLIPLAGTLFHALGRHPLAGIAAAFAGVSGGFSANVLIGATDVLLGGITQSAAQLLAPGYVVTGLANYFFMASAAIMIIVVGTWITHRVVEPRLGAYAGRAVAAPLEPLSREEKRGLKFTAGFALLFGIVLLAGLYPEHGYLRGLKEPASLLRSLVLTHLVPFIFLAGLGAGLAYGAGARTLRSDRDVVKGMEAAFSAMGPYLVLAFFAAQFIAWFNWSNLGMLLAVNGASSLRSLGLESQPIPLMVALVFFSAAADLVMGSASAKWTLLAPIFVPMFMLLGYSPELVQAAYRIGDSCSNIISPLMTYFPLILTFVHRYDDRFGIGSVIAMMLPYSLAFITFWTLMLVFWIWLELPLGVGAGLYYPAR from the coding sequence ATGCTATCGCGAATCCTGGGATTCATCGAACGCGCGGGCAACGCTTTGCCCCAACCCGCCACCTTGTTCGCCGCCTTGGGCGGAGTAGTGCTCCTGCTTTCCGCCGTCGGTTCGTGGCTTGGATGGAGCGCGAGCCATCCCACGAACGGTGATACCCTCGTGGTGACGAATCTCCTCACGATCGAGGGACTGCACCGGATCGTGGGGAATGTGCTCACGAACTTCGTCCAGTTCCCGCCACTGGCCGTTGTGCTGGTGGCACTGCTTGGGATTTCAGTCGCGGAGCATGTCGGGTTGATCCGCGCCCTCGTGCGCCTGCTCGTGCTGCTTGCCCCCAAACGAGCCGTGACGGCGCTGGTGATCTTTGCGGGTGTCTTGTCCCATGTCGGCAGCGATGTCGGCTACGTGCTGTTGATTCCTCTGGCAGGCACGCTCTTCCACGCCCTGGGCCGCCACCCGCTCGCAGGGATTGCAGCGGCATTTGCGGGCGTCTCCGGTGGCTTCAGTGCGAACGTGTTGATCGGGGCGACTGATGTTCTCCTCGGTGGGATCACACAGTCCGCCGCGCAGCTCCTGGCCCCGGGGTACGTGGTCACTGGGTTGGCCAACTACTTTTTCATGGCGAGCGCTGCGATCATGATCATCGTGGTCGGGACTTGGATCACGCACCGCGTGGTGGAACCCCGCCTGGGAGCCTATGCCGGACGGGCTGTCGCGGCGCCGCTCGAACCCCTTTCCAGGGAGGAAAAGCGAGGATTGAAGTTCACGGCCGGATTCGCGCTCCTTTTCGGCATCGTCCTGCTGGCGGGTCTGTATCCAGAACATGGATACCTGCGTGGATTGAAGGAGCCGGCCTCGCTGCTCAGGTCCCTCGTTCTCACGCACCTGGTGCCCTTCATCTTTCTTGCGGGGCTCGGTGCAGGCCTGGCTTACGGCGCGGGTGCCCGCACGCTCCGTTCGGACCGGGATGTGGTGAAGGGCATGGAAGCCGCCTTCTCCGCCATGGGCCCGTACCTCGTGCTCGCCTTCTTCGCGGCCCAGTTCATCGCATGGTTCAACTGGAGTAATCTGGGAATGTTGCTGGCGGTCAATGGAGCCTCTTCGCTCCGCTCGCTCGGGCTTGAGAGCCAGCCAATTCCGTTGATGGTCGCGCTCGTCTTTTTCTCCGCGGCAGCCGACCTGGTCATGGGTAGCGCTTCCGCGAAGTGGACGCTGCTTGCGCCTATTTTCGTGCCCATGTTCATGTTGCTTGGCTACTCTCCTGAACTGGTCCAGGCCGCCTATCGCATTGGCGACAGCTGCTCGAACATCATATCGCCCCTCATGACCTATTTCCCCCTGATCCTGACCTTTGTGCATCGGTATGATGATCGGTTCGGAATCGGATCCGTGATCGCGATGATGCTCCCTTACTCGCTGGCGTTCATCACATTCTGGACGCTTATGCTGGTTTTCTGGATCTGGCTTGAGTTGCCGCTCGGAGTGGGGGCTGGCCTGTACTACCCTGCGCGCTGA
- the astB gene encoding N-succinylarginine dihydrolase, which produces MMRMDTDAVEVNFDGLVGPTHNYAGLSFGNVASMKNRGQVARPREAALQGLAKMKALADLGLAQGFIPPHPRPGMQLLRGFGFAGSDEAVIAAASKAAPHLLAAAYSASPMWVANAATVTPSSDSFDGKVHFTPANLVSKLHRSQEAPQTERWLRRIFPEGERFAHHVPVPVGQGMGDEGAANHTRFAPRAGMPGLHFFVYGHSVFANVEDTRRLRFPSRQAKEASEAVARAHGIPSRQVHFELQSARAISAGVFHNDVISVGNDNVLLYHEAAFEHGARAIKSLAAAYHALYPSQPFHLIKVTQRRVPLVDAVRSYLFNSQLVTLPDGSMALVTPGECQEVKTVAAFLRQLVEDGRTPIRRVLSFDLRQSMRNGGGPACLRLRVTLTKRELAAVPGAFLIDDSTYGRLVEWVMRHYREVLAPEQLSDPELVAELRAAMEELERVLG; this is translated from the coding sequence ATGATGCGCATGGATACAGATGCGGTGGAGGTCAATTTCGACGGGTTGGTGGGGCCCACGCACAACTATGCCGGCCTGTCCTTCGGAAACGTGGCGTCGATGAAGAATCGTGGCCAGGTGGCCCGGCCCCGTGAGGCTGCGCTTCAGGGCCTTGCGAAGATGAAGGCGCTTGCGGACCTCGGCCTGGCCCAGGGGTTTATCCCCCCGCATCCGAGGCCGGGAATGCAGTTGTTGCGTGGCTTCGGTTTTGCGGGCAGCGACGAAGCTGTGATCGCTGCGGCGTCGAAAGCCGCTCCTCATCTGCTTGCGGCCGCGTACTCAGCTTCCCCGATGTGGGTGGCCAACGCCGCCACGGTCACGCCTTCGAGCGACAGTTTCGATGGCAAGGTCCATTTCACGCCGGCCAATCTCGTTTCCAAATTGCATCGCTCGCAAGAGGCGCCGCAAACGGAGAGGTGGCTGAGGCGCATCTTCCCTGAAGGCGAGCGTTTCGCGCATCATGTCCCGGTGCCCGTCGGTCAGGGTATGGGCGACGAAGGCGCTGCAAACCACACGCGCTTCGCTCCACGGGCTGGAATGCCTGGCCTTCACTTCTTTGTCTATGGCCACTCGGTTTTCGCGAATGTGGAGGACACGCGTCGCCTCCGCTTCCCCTCGAGGCAGGCGAAGGAGGCCTCCGAGGCGGTGGCGAGAGCGCATGGCATTCCCTCCCGGCAGGTGCATTTCGAACTGCAATCTGCGCGCGCAATCAGTGCGGGTGTGTTCCACAACGATGTGATCTCCGTCGGGAATGACAACGTGTTGCTCTATCACGAGGCGGCGTTCGAGCACGGTGCGCGCGCAATCAAGTCGCTGGCGGCTGCATATCACGCCTTGTACCCCTCGCAGCCGTTTCACCTCATCAAGGTGACCCAGCGCCGCGTGCCCCTCGTTGACGCGGTAAGGAGCTACCTGTTCAACTCGCAACTCGTCACGCTCCCCGACGGCTCGATGGCCTTGGTGACACCCGGTGAGTGCCAGGAGGTGAAGACGGTGGCAGCCTTCCTGCGGCAGTTGGTGGAGGACGGGCGTACCCCGATTCGGCGCGTGCTCTCATTTGACCTTCGCCAAAGCATGCGGAATGGGGGCGGGCCCGCATGCCTCAGGCTCCGTGTGACATTGACAAAACGAGAGCTGGCTGCGGTGCCGGGGGCGTTTTTGATCGATGATTCGACCTACGGACGTCTGGTTGAATGGGTAATGCGTCACTACCGCGAAGTTCTTGCCCCGGAACAACTGAGCGATCCTGAGCTTGTGGCCGAGTTGCGCGCGGCCATGGAGGAATTGGAACGCGTGCTTGGTTAA
- the astD gene encoding succinylglutamate-semialdehyde dehydrogenase: protein MTTTSFTSINPADGTVVWSGDAATPVRVDQAVARAHAAQSQWARLALEAREAVVKRFAEVLQSRKAELSTIISREIGKPRWESLTEVQTMIGKVALSIEAHHRRCSEFRGGPAVTRFRPHGVVAVFGPYNFPGHLPNGHIVPALLAGNAVLFKPSEFAPGVAEFTRSLWTEAGLPADVLIVVQGGRETGEAIVANGSVRGIFFTGSSQAGRAISRASDAMPGRILALEMGGNNPLVVWPPVASELAAHLVAQSAFVSAGQRCTCARRLILPRDADGDAVLDALVTIASELRVGSPLDDPQPFMGPLVSAGAAARVIAAQESLIAKGAVPLLKAERRALALVTPGILDVTNVDSRPDEEVFGPLLQVIRVGTFDDAIREANATKYGLAAGLVGGTNDMYSRFAYEVRAGVINWNQPLTGASGAAPFGGVGESGNFRPSGYFAADYCSYPVASIEAEVPLPPREPLPGMPALRSGGV from the coding sequence ATGACCACGACGAGTTTCACATCAATTAATCCTGCCGACGGCACAGTCGTGTGGTCGGGTGATGCCGCGACCCCGGTGAGGGTGGACCAAGCTGTGGCGCGGGCGCACGCCGCGCAGTCGCAATGGGCCCGACTTGCCCTGGAGGCGCGGGAAGCGGTGGTGAAGCGCTTCGCCGAGGTGCTTCAGTCAAGGAAAGCGGAGTTGTCCACGATCATATCGCGCGAGATCGGAAAGCCTCGCTGGGAGTCGCTCACCGAAGTGCAGACGATGATTGGCAAGGTGGCACTTTCCATCGAGGCGCATCACCGCCGGTGTTCGGAGTTTCGAGGAGGACCTGCGGTCACGCGGTTCAGGCCGCATGGTGTGGTCGCGGTGTTTGGACCCTACAATTTTCCGGGGCACCTGCCAAACGGCCACATTGTGCCGGCACTCCTCGCGGGCAACGCAGTGCTGTTCAAACCAAGCGAGTTTGCTCCCGGGGTCGCGGAGTTCACCCGGTCCCTATGGACGGAGGCTGGCCTGCCTGCGGATGTGTTGATCGTCGTGCAGGGAGGGCGCGAAACAGGAGAGGCGATTGTTGCCAATGGATCAGTGCGCGGAATCTTCTTCACCGGGAGTTCGCAAGCGGGCCGGGCGATAAGCCGTGCGAGCGACGCCATGCCGGGCAGGATTCTTGCGCTCGAGATGGGGGGTAACAACCCACTGGTTGTCTGGCCTCCGGTCGCTTCCGAACTTGCCGCTCATCTGGTGGCCCAATCGGCTTTTGTAAGCGCGGGGCAGCGTTGCACCTGCGCCAGACGCCTGATCCTGCCGAGGGATGCGGACGGGGATGCAGTGCTTGATGCGCTGGTCACGATTGCGTCCGAACTCAGGGTGGGTTCGCCCCTGGATGACCCCCAGCCCTTCATGGGGCCCCTCGTGAGTGCGGGCGCTGCTGCGCGGGTCATTGCAGCTCAGGAGTCATTGATTGCAAAAGGAGCGGTGCCGCTCCTCAAGGCGGAGCGAAGGGCTTTGGCCCTCGTGACTCCGGGCATCCTCGATGTGACCAACGTGGATTCCCGACCGGACGAGGAGGTGTTCGGACCCCTGCTGCAGGTGATCCGAGTGGGCACCTTTGATGATGCGATTCGGGAGGCCAACGCCACGAAGTACGGCCTCGCCGCCGGGCTTGTCGGCGGTACGAACGACATGTATTCACGTTTTGCGTACGAAGTGCGTGCCGGGGTCATCAACTGGAACCAGCCGTTGACCGGGGCGAGTGGAGCCGCGCCCTTTGGTGGAGTAGGGGAGAGCGGCAACTTTCGTCCCAGCGGGTACTTTGCCGCGGACTATTGTTCCTATCCTGTTGCGAGCATCGAAGCGGAGGTGCCGCTGCCGCCACGGGAGCCCCTGCCGGGGATGCCCGCCCTGAGATCCGGAGGTGTATGA
- a CDS encoding arginine N-succinyltransferase — protein sequence MHLFRPIRPDDLPALVRLTRGIAGGLTSLPPNEAFLRERIDDSVRSFSPLVRKPGAEHYLFVLEDLASGALVGTSGIAARVGGYEPFYTYEVRTERYCHAPIHVDREVGVLHLKQLHRGPSEIGSLYLDPNYRRDGLGRLVSLARFLFMAAFPARFDDTVIAELRGYLDQRGRSPFWEAVGRHFFGHDYYDADVRSGLGDKAFIADLMPRHPIFVPLLPGDVQAVIGKVHHDTRPAEALLKAEGFAATNEVDIFDAGPVMRAELKRVRTLAQRVVVAPVPGEPPTGAPLCLISNLSLDFRACLAPFSTETRELSPKVIEALGSPEQIAVVRAR from the coding sequence ATGCACCTCTTTCGGCCCATTCGACCTGACGACCTACCTGCCCTCGTGCGTCTGACGCGCGGGATTGCGGGAGGATTGACCTCGCTGCCTCCGAACGAGGCCTTTCTCCGGGAGCGCATCGACGACTCCGTGCGTTCGTTCTCTCCCCTGGTGCGGAAACCCGGGGCGGAACATTATTTGTTCGTCCTTGAAGACCTGGCCTCTGGTGCGCTCGTGGGTACGAGCGGGATTGCGGCGCGCGTGGGCGGGTACGAACCGTTCTACACCTACGAGGTTAGGACCGAGCGTTACTGTCACGCGCCCATTCATGTGGACCGGGAAGTGGGAGTATTGCATCTCAAGCAGTTGCACCGCGGCCCGTCGGAGATCGGCTCTTTGTATTTGGATCCGAACTACAGACGCGACGGGCTGGGTCGCCTGGTCTCGCTTGCACGGTTCCTGTTCATGGCTGCGTTTCCGGCGAGGTTTGACGATACGGTCATTGCGGAGCTCAGGGGCTATCTCGACCAGCGGGGGCGCTCGCCTTTCTGGGAGGCTGTCGGGCGGCATTTTTTCGGGCACGACTACTACGATGCCGACGTGCGCAGCGGGCTCGGAGACAAGGCATTCATCGCCGATCTCATGCCGCGGCATCCCATTTTCGTACCGCTGCTGCCGGGGGATGTGCAGGCCGTGATTGGAAAGGTGCATCATGACACGCGACCGGCGGAAGCCTTGTTGAAGGCGGAAGGCTTCGCTGCAACCAACGAGGTGGACATCTTTGACGCCGGACCCGTCATGCGGGCGGAGTTGAAACGCGTGCGAACGCTCGCACAGCGAGTTGTCGTGGCCCCTGTGCCAGGCGAACCACCGACGGGCGCGCCGCTGTGCCTCATTTCGAACCTGTCCCTGGACTTCCGGGCGTGTCTCGCTCCCTTCTCGACGGAGACTCGCGAGCTATCGCCAAAGGTCATCGAGGCCCTTGGATCGCCCGAGCAAATCGCTGTCGTCCGCGCAAGATGA
- a CDS encoding hydrolase has protein sequence MHSVPLPIQRIKDEDRSLRSLLAAWSAINSGSDHIEGLDRMRGALKRTFSEAFPAATIEEPELVGSKARAFRMLLRPSASRRVLLNGHYDTVYEAQHPFQMPRLIDADTLNGPGVSDMKGGIVVMLAALRALEATPEAKQLGVEVLLTPDEEIGSQASRAEIELSAKRNHFGFVFEPARVGGEIVRSRMGTGTIEIAVHGRSAHGAQPELGRNAIVALAQILTEVDSIPRRVPGAMLNVGSVRGGGVINIVPDFASAELHARITQIEQREHILAEVEKAVAPVRSKEGYRVGVHAAFDRPPKSCGPREQAMFKAYNACSADLGLGSIDWVDTGGGSDGNLLSAAGLPNLDGLGPIGHHLHSEQEFVFLPSVVLRAQVAALLLHRIATGELPIS, from the coding sequence ATGCATTCAGTTCCTCTGCCAATCCAACGCATCAAGGATGAGGATCGCTCCCTGCGATCGCTCCTTGCGGCTTGGAGTGCGATCAACTCGGGAAGCGATCACATCGAGGGTCTGGATCGCATGCGCGGCGCCCTGAAGCGCACCTTTTCAGAAGCGTTCCCTGCGGCGACGATCGAGGAGCCGGAACTCGTTGGCTCAAAAGCGAGGGCGTTTCGTATGCTGCTTCGCCCAAGTGCGAGCAGGCGTGTCCTGCTGAATGGCCACTACGACACCGTTTACGAGGCGCAGCATCCCTTCCAGATGCCCCGCTTGATAGACGCAGACACGTTGAACGGACCCGGCGTATCCGACATGAAGGGTGGGATTGTCGTCATGCTGGCGGCCCTCCGCGCGCTGGAGGCGACTCCTGAAGCAAAGCAACTGGGCGTTGAGGTGCTGCTTACTCCGGATGAGGAAATCGGGTCGCAGGCGAGCCGTGCGGAGATCGAGCTCTCTGCGAAGCGCAATCACTTTGGTTTTGTGTTTGAGCCTGCCCGTGTCGGCGGCGAGATCGTCAGGTCTCGAATGGGGACCGGCACGATCGAAATAGCAGTTCATGGTCGCTCTGCGCATGGCGCGCAACCGGAGCTTGGTCGCAATGCGATTGTCGCTCTGGCCCAGATCCTCACAGAGGTGGACTCGATTCCGCGACGCGTTCCGGGCGCGATGCTCAATGTCGGTTCCGTCCGGGGTGGCGGGGTAATCAACATCGTCCCCGACTTCGCCAGTGCCGAACTTCATGCGCGAATCACCCAGATCGAGCAAAGGGAGCATATTCTTGCCGAAGTGGAGAAGGCAGTTGCGCCCGTGCGTTCGAAGGAAGGGTATCGCGTTGGCGTGCATGCCGCGTTCGATCGACCGCCCAAGAGTTGCGGGCCGCGCGAACAGGCGATGTTCAAGGCATACAACGCCTGCAGCGCCGACCTTGGCCTTGGATCAATCGACTGGGTCGACACCGGCGGCGGCTCGGACGGGAATCTGCTTTCGGCGGCCGGGCTGCCGAATCTCGATGGGTTGGGACCGATCGGACACCACCTGCACAGCGAACAGGAGTTCGTCTTCCTCCCGAGCGTGGTGTTGCGGGCCCAGGTGGCGGCGCTTCTTCTGCACCGAATCGCCACTGGCGAACTTCCCATCTCCTGA